atgaagataaacTGTAACCCAAAACACAAAGGATGTTGAGTTATGGATTTAGAAATTCCATTTTCAGCATTTAGATCTTTCCGCGAGGACCCATCTTAGGGGGCAATTGAGGACCCTTCTTGATTGGTAAGATATCACCGGAGACTGTTGAGCTCAAGTATGCAAGTGTTGAACCTCCTCCCAATATCAAGAACTTAAGCAACAAACCTCTCTTGGTGAATGGAGCTGCAAATGTCTCAAAGAATTTGCTCTGCACGTTATATGACCGACTATTAGCAACAATCTTATTTACCAACCGTCACCATATATACCGACGTACATTCATCTAGTAAAGAAAAGAGGTTCATGGAAATATTAGTTTACCTGGAGAGAGTTGTAGGGAGATGGTGCGTCAGAACCGTACAAGTCCCATTGTCCGGTAGTGTTACCGATGTCTTCCAAGTCGAAGTACACACTTTTGTCACCGTATTTGGCAACCACGGCACCAGTCCTATATACAAAACATTCACCAtttagtgtatatatatatatattgcaagAAACATAACAATGTTTTTAATCAAATAAATTTGGTTATTGTTAACTGAAGTTCTCACCTGACTTTAGTTTGTCTGAGACTACGGCGAGCGGTAGGCTTAACCGAAAGCTTGGTACCGGTGATTGAGCTTCCTCCGAGACCTTTAACGACGGTAGGTTGTACAACAGCTAAGGTTGCAAGAGAAGCCATTGGTGTTGCTGCTGTATTCACTaaaatgtttttcttcttctctgaattCTGTGGTGTAAGGTTTACTTGGGAGTCAGAAGTGAGTTTTTAGTAGAAGTGTGTTTGGATTTTAGTTTTGATTATTTGTGGGAGGGAAAGGAGTATCTATTGGAAGAATCAAGGAAACAACATTCAGGAGATGACAAGTGGATTTCATTTGGATAAGCCTATCCTTTCCTCATCTCTCATTCGTTTACTTTTCTATTCTG
The nucleotide sequence above comes from Papaver somniferum cultivar HN1 chromosome 8, ASM357369v1, whole genome shotgun sequence. Encoded proteins:
- the LOC113303911 gene encoding photosystem I reaction center subunit VI, chloroplastic-like, with protein sequence MASLATLAVVQPTVVKGLGGSSITGTKLSVKPTARRSLRQTKVRTGAVVAKYGDKSVYFDLEDIGNTTGQWDLYGSDAPSPYNSLQSKFFETFAAPFTKRGLLLKFLILGGGSTLAYLSSTVSGDILPIKKGPQLPPKMGPRGKI